TTTTATAGTATCAATAACTTCTTCCAAAGTTGGAGATGAGTATTTTTTTGTTAAATTATAATCCTTAATTTGTTTAAAAATAAATGGATTCCCAAGAGAATGCCTTCCAATTGCAACTGCATCAGCTCCGGTTTCTTCTTTCATTCTTACATAATCTTCAACGCTACAAACATCTCCATTTCCAACTACTTTTATAGGAACATGATTTTTCAAAGTTTTTATAGCATTCCAATCAGCCTTTCCTGAATAAAACATTTCTCTTGTTCTTGCATGTAATGTAATCATATAAGCTCCAGCTTCAACAATAGCATCAGCAACTTCTAAAAAGTTTTTGTTTTTTTCATCAAAACCCAATCTAATTTTAACACTTACGGGAACTTTAGAATTTTTCACCATAGTTGAAACAATACTTTTAACCTTTTTGGGTTCTTTCATCAAGTAACTTCCCTCATGATTTTTAACAATTTTTGGAGCAGGGCATCCTAAATTCAAATCAAGTTGATAAATATCATCTCTTTTATTAAACCTATTTTGGATTATTTCTGCCATAATATTTTCATCACTTCCAAATACTTGTAATCCAACAGGTCCTTCTCTTTTGTCAATATAAGTTATAATTGAAGTTTTGTCATTATCATAATATAATCCTTTTATAGAAACCATCTCAGTAAAAGTTAAACTCGCTCCCATTTCACTAGCTAAAATTCTATATGCAACATCGCTAACTCCTGCAAGTGGAGCTAAAAAAATGTCTCCATCAAGCATACTATAACCCCTTTTTCATCTTATAGATTTCAAGCATTCCATCAAGAGTAAGTTTCTTATCTATAATATTAATCTTATCTATATCTTTGGTAATTAAGCTGGAATATCCACCTGTTGCAACAACTTTTAACTTAGAAACATCAAAATTCATCTCTTTTACAATTTCATCAATCAACTTTTCAATAAGTCCAATATATCCAATTACCATACCAACTCTAATATTATCCATTGTATTTTTAGCTACAATTCTTTCAGGTTTATAAAGTTCTACTCTTGGAAGTTTTGCAGTTTTTAAAAAAAGTGCTTCTGATGAAATTCCAATTCCTGGAATTATAGCTCCACCTTGATAAACTGAATTTTCATCAACTACATCAAAAGTAATAGCTGTTCCAATATCTATAATTATCAAAGGAACTCCATATTTTTTAATTCCTGCAACTGAATTTACTATTCTATCTGCTCCAATTGTTTTTGGATTATCGTGATTTATTTTTATTCCCAAATCACAATTATCATCAATAATTATTGGTTTTAAATTAAAATATTTTTTTATAGCATTTTCAATTGAATGCATAACATCAGGAACAACTGATGCTACAACAACATCGTCAATTTCAGATTTTTTAATATCGTTAGCATGTAATATTTCTGTAATTGACATTGCATATTCATCACTTGTTTTATTTTTTATCGTATTAAGTCTAAAATCACAAATTAGTGAATATCCTTGATAAACTCCCAAAACAATATTTGTATTTCCAACATCTATAACTAATAACATATATTTCTCCAAATCACTAATAAATTTTTTCAATTACTTATTTCAATTTAATTTTAACATTTTTTATATTTTATTACAATTATTTTACACATCAATTTTTCAATTCCCAGTCCATTTCAATCAAAAAACGATTAAGACAAAATCTTAATCGTTAAGTTTTCTATAGTTCTAAAAAACAATATTAAATTACAATCCACGTTTGAAAAATTTACGAAATTCTGATACTTCTGCTCCACTTTGTGTAATTGCAACTGAATACTTTGCACCTTTTACAATTCCTGGCTCAAATGTTATAGGTTCAAATTGATAATGTACATTTTCTTTATCAGCAACACAATAACCTACAAATGTTTTTATTGTTGCTCCATTTTCTTTATTAAAATATTCCGGTTCTGAATATTCTGTCAAAGTTGCATTTACATTAATTATAACAACTTCTCCTTCTTTATATCCAACAATAAAATTACTATGTCTTGTAACTTTTACAACAACAGCATTAGTCTCATTTTGCATATGACAATATATTAACTTGTAGTCATCGCCATTTTCTACACAAGAATTAAAAATTTCACGCATCCTTGCCTTGTTTTTTATATTATCCTCATTACTCGCTCCTGTTAAAGCTTTTTTAACTATATCAAATAATCCCATTTTTCCTCCTAAATTAAAATTATTAAAAATTTTTTCACTAAAATTATATCATTTTATAAAATACATGTCTATATTATTATAAAAAAATAAGAAACAAATATAAATCTGTTTCTTAATTAATATTAACTATTTATTTTTATTTTTTATAGATGCCTTTATAAAACCATCAAATAGTGGATGAACTTTATTTGGTCTTGATTTAAATTCAGGATGGAATTGACAAGCAACAAAATAATTACTGCCAGTATATTCTATAATTTCAACTAGATTAAGTTCAGGATTTATTCCTGAAAAAATAACTCCAGCTTTTTCAAGTTCTTTTCTATATTTATTGTTAAATTCGTATCTGTGTCTATGTCTTTCTTGAATTATTTCAGAATTATAAAGTTCTCTAGATTTAGTGTTCTTTAAAAGTTTACAATCATAATTACCAAGTCTTAAGGTTCCCCCTATATTTTCAACATCAAATTGATTTTCCATCAAATCTATAACTGGGTATTTGGTAGTATCATCTTTTTCAGTTGAATCTGCTCCTTCAAGATTTGCGACATTTCTTGCTATATCTATAATTGCAATTTGCATTCCAAGACATATTCCAAAATAAGGAATATTATTTTCTCTTGCATATTTACTTGTAGCAATCATTCCTTCAATTCCTCTGCCACCAAAGCCGCCCGGAACTATAATTCCATCAATTCCTTTAAATACTTCTTTAGCCGTTTCTTCAGTAACTTCTTCAGAATTTATCCAATGAATATTAATCTTATGAGCATTTTTATATCCTGCATCTATTAACGCTTGAGAGACTGAAAGATAAGCATCATGAAGTTGAACATATTTGCCAACAAGTCCAATTTCTAATTCAGATTTTACCTCTTTATATGAATCAATCATTTCTTTCCAATTATTTTTTACAATTGGCTTTCCTTCAAGGCAAAGTTTATGCAAAACATAATCATCTAAACCTTGTTCATGTAATCTAACAGGAACTTCATATATAAAATCAACATTTTCTGATTGAACAATTGCACTTTTTGGAACATCACAAAAAAGACTGATTTTATTTTTTATTTCATCAGAAATTTTTTCAGGGCTTCTAACAACTATTATATTAGTCTTTATTCCTTGACTCATAAGTTCCTTAAAAGAATGTTGGGTTGGCTTAGTTTTTAATTCATCTGAGCCCGGTATAGTAGGTACCAAAGTAGTATGAATAAATAAAACATCTTCTTTTTTATTTTCCGCATGAATTTGTCTAATTGCTTCAATAAAAGGTAGTGATTCAATATCTCCAACTGTACCACCAATTTCAGTTATAATTATATCAGCTTTACTTTCCTCAGCAGCCTTATAAACATATCCCTTTATTCTATCAGTAATATGTGGAATAACTTGAACTGTTGAACCGTTATAATCTCCTCTACGTTCCTTTTGAATTACTTCACTATAAATTCTTCCAGTAGTAACATTACTTCTTTGAGTAAGTTCCTCATCAATAAATCTTTCATAATGACCTAAGTCCAAATCTGTTTCTGCTCCATCTTTTGTTACAAAAACTTCTCCATGTTGATATGGACTCATTGTTCCCGGGTCAACATTTATATATGGATCAAATTTTTGCATAAAAACACTAAATCCTCTATCTTTTAAAAGCCTTCCCAAACTTGCTCCACATATTCCTTTACCTATTCCAGAAACAACTCCTCCGGTAATGAAAATAAATTTGCTCATAATATCCTCCTAATTTAATACTCTAAACATTTCCTCATAAGTTGGTATTTTCCAATTTTCTCTTGAAACATTTGATTCAATTTCATCACTTATTTTCCTAATTTCTTCTATTTTTCTAGGAACGAATTTATGTAAACTTATTACTTCTTCAATTCCATTTTTATTTTTTATTGTTTTTTCAAATTCATTAAATTCATCAAGTTTAACAAATAATCCCTCAAGCAAATTATTTAGTTTGTTAATTCTCTCATTTAGTTTAACATTTTTTACTCTTTCATTCAAATTTATTTCAAAATTAAGTTCTTGTATACAAGATGGAATGACATCTTTATTAATCATATTAATTAATGTTTTCATCTCTAGCAAATAAGTATTCTTTATATCTTCAATGCAAACATCATAAACTGCACCTAATTCTAAATAATTTAAAATACCATTTTTCAAAAGAACATCATACTCTTTTGACTCTTTTGCACTTAATATTGCTTCTAAATATGTTCTATTATTTTTAAGTCCTCTTCTTTCTGCTTCTTCAATCCATTCTTTTGAGTAATTATCGCCAGAAAATAAAATTCTTTCACTTTCAACAAAGATTTCTTTTAGAATATTTTTGCAAGCCACAATTCTTTCAGACTTATCATTAATATTTTCAACTTTCTGTAAAATATTTTTAAGCTCTGAAGCAACTATTGTATTTAAAATTATGTTACAATCTGCTGCACTTTGCATTGAACCTAACATTCTAAACTCAAATTTTCCATCAGTATAAGCAAAAGGTGATGTTCTATTTCTATCATCAGTATCTCTTGGTGCAAATTCCAGATTACTAATATTAAAATCATTTAATTTTATTGGATTTTTAACTTCCATATCTAAAATATCACATAATACATTTTCAATTTCATTTCCTAAATAAACAGATACTATTGATGGTGGAGCTTCATCTCCTCCAAGTCTTAAATCATTTCTAACGCTTGAAGATGAAACTCTAAGTAATGAAGAATATTTATTTACAGCTGAGACTGTAGAAATCATAAATATAGCAAAAAGTAGTCTCTCTACTTCATCATCTTTTTTTGGTAGTTTAAATAAATTTTTACCATAATTTGTAACCAAAGACCAATTATTATGTTTTCCACTTCCATTTACATTTTTAAATGGCTTTTCATGTAATAAACAGACAAGATCATGCTCATAAGCTGTTTTTCTTAAAACTTCCATAACAATTTGATTATTATCAACAGAAACATTTACTGTATCATATAGAATTGCAACTTCAAACTGACCAGGAGCAACTTCATTATGTTCAGTTTTAGAATTAATACCTAAATCCTCTAATTTTTTATTTATACTATTGTAGTAATTCATAACTCTTTTAGGAATTGAACCAAAATAATGCTGTAATAACTCTTGATCCTTAGGTGGCATTTCACCGATTAATGTTCTTCCCGTATTTATAAGGTCAACTCTCTGTTCATAGAATTTCCTATCAATCAAGAAAAATTCTTGTTCTAAGCCAACTTTTATTCTAACTCTAAAAATCTTTTCATCTGAAAATAAATTATATAAAGCAGTAGCTTGTTTTGATAAAAAGTCCATACTTTTTAAAAGTGGAGCTTTTTTATCCAAACTTATACCATCAAAAGAAACAAATATTGATGGAATATATAAAATATTATCCATAATAAAAGCATTTGCAGTACAATCCCAATATGTATAACCTCTAGCTTCAAAAGTTGATCTCATTCCTCCATTTGGAAAAGATGAAGCATCTGGCTCACTCTTTAAAAGTTCCTCTCCTGAAAATCTAACTATAGGTAAATTTTCACTTGATTTACTTATAAAACTCTCATGTTTTTTTGCAGTATTACCATTCAACGGTTGAAACCAATGACAATAATGTGTTGCTCCCTTTTCTATAGCCCACTCTTTCATTGCATGCGCAATTATATCGGCACTGTCTTTATCCAAAAGTTCTTCTTTTCTGATAGCATTCTTCCATTTTAAATATACAGGATACGGCAGTTTTCTTTTCATTGCACTTTTATTAAAAGTAAATTTTCCAAAATCATCAATTCTGCTCATAAATTCCTCCTATAAAAAAATTGGTCTTCTTTTTACCTCTAAATAGAGAAAAAAAAAACCAATTTACAAAATTTTTTATTTATTAAACTATATTATTACTTAACTTATAGTAATATAATAAAATATTTTTTTGATTATGTCAAGTACCTAAATAGAATAATTTTTTAAATTCTAGATCTTAACTTTAATATCTTATAAAGTCTTAAAACTGAATAAATATAAGAAGCAAGTCTCATTGTTACATCATATTTATCTTTTATCTTCATTATTTCATTATAAGCAAGTAGCATTTTATACTCTACTTTATTTAAAACATCATCTTCTGTCATATCCATTCCCGAAATATTTTGTACCCATTCATAGTAAGAAGCTATAACACCGCCTGAATTTGCTAAAATATCTGGAATTACTTCAATATTTTTTTGACTTAATATTCTATCGGCAAGATAATTAACAGGGCCATTAGCCCCTTCAACAATTAATTTAGCTCTTATTTTTTGAGCTTCTTCTTCTGTAATTGAATTTTCTAAAGCACAAGGTATAAGAACATCTACATCTAAAGAATAAAATTGATCTATTGAAATATGTTTAGAACCCTTAAAATCATATAATGTATGATTTTTTGAAAAATAATCAATTAGTTCAAAAACATTAAATCCATTCTCATTATATATGGTGTAAACACCATGTTCATTATCAAATTCTGAAACTGCTAAAATATTTCCACCCATTCTTGCTAAATGTTTCGCAGTATTAGAACCTACATTTCCGAAACCTTGAATTGCAATTTTTGAATCTCTTATATTAATACCTAATTTATTTAAGGATTCTCTAGTCATAACGGCAACTCCAACTCCTGTTGCCTCTTTTCTTCCAAAAGATCCCCCAAAGCCTAACGCTTTTCCGGTAAAAGTTGCAAGAGTATTATTACCGGTTAATTTTATATACTCATCTAACATCCAAGCCATAATTTTTTCGTTTGTATTTACATCAGGTGCTGGAATATCAAATCTATCTCCAATATATTTGTAAAGCTCTTTAACATATCCTCTTGATAGTTTTTCAAGCTCATTTTCAGATAATTCATTTACATCTACTATTATTCCACCTTTTCCACCGCCAAAAGGCAAATGAGTAGCTGAACATTTTAAACTCATCCAAATAGATAAAGCTTTAACTTCATCCCCATTTACACTTTGATGAAATCTGATACCTCCTTTATATGGACCCATAACATCGCAATGTTGAGAACGATAACCTTTGAAAATTCTAAATTTTCCATTATCCATTTTTACAGGTATATTTATTTCTATGGTTCTTTCTGGTTCCTTTAAAAGATTATAAACACTTTCATCTAAATCTAAAACTTCACAAGATTTTTTTAAAATCATTTGAACATTTTCTAACGGATTAACACTATTCATACTATTCTCCTACAAGTAATTTTCCCATTCTAAATATAAATTTTCCTTTTCTTCTATCAATTCAGACAAATCTTTACTAAGTTTTAAAAATTTATCTTTATCATTAAAAATTTCTGGATTTTGAATATCTCTATTACAAGTTTCAATTTTGTCTTCTATTTCAAAAATTTTATCTTCAATTTCCTTCAATTTTTGTTTTTTAGCTTTTTCTTGTCTTTCTAATTCTCTTTTCTTCTTTTTTTCTTTCTCAATTTCTGTCTTTGAGATTATCTTTTCTTCTATTTCATTTTTTTCATTTAACTTTTCTAAAAAGTAATCATAATTCCCATAATATTCTGTTATTTTACTATCCTCTAATAACCAAATTTTATTTACAACTTTATTTAAAAAATATCTATCATGCGAAATAGTGAGAACTGTTCCAGAATAATCTACAATTGCTTTTTCTAAAACCTCTTTACTTTCAATATCTAAATGATTCGTTGGTTCATCAAGAAGTAAAAAGTTAGATTTCGACAACATTAGTTTTAAAAGTTCAAGCCTTGCTCTTTCTCCACCACTTAATTCTCCAACAGATTTAAATAAATCTTCATCAAAAAAGTTAAACTTTGCAAGATGACTTCTAACTTCAAAATTATTCATTTTTGGATAGGCATCCCAAAATTCATCCATAACTGTATTTTGATTACTTAAAGTTTTTTGCTCCTGATCGTAATACCCAATTGATACTCTAGCACCTAAATCACATTTTCCTTTTAAAGCCTCAAGATTATTACAAATTATTTTGAATAAAGTTGTTTTACCAACTCCATTCTTTCCAACAAGACCAATTTTATCTCCTTTATAGATATTTAAATTTATATTATTAAATAAAATTTTATCATTAAATCCCATTGTCAAATCTGAAATATCCAAAACATCTTTCCCAGACTCAACTTCTGGAACTAGTTTTAATCTCATTGAATTTTTATAAATTTCTGGATTTTCAATCAAATCCATTTTATCAAGAAGTCTGCGTCTTGAACTTGCCTGCTTTATAAATCTATTATTTCCATAATTTTCAAATCTTTGAATAATTTCTTTCTGCCTAGAAATCTCTTTTTGTTGTTTTTCATAAAGATGTCTATTAATTTCAAAATCTTTTTCACGTCTTGAAATATATTCATCATATCCACAATTAAAAACCTTTAATTTCTTATTCTCTATTGAAAAAATCCTGTTACAAACAGCATTTAAAAAATACCTATCATGAGAAATAATAAGGCAGCTTCCTTTATATTCTCTTAGATAAGACTCTAAAAACTGAATAGATTCTATATCTAAGTGGTTTGTTGGTTCATCAAGTAAAATCAAATTTGACGGTTTAAGTAAAATTTTTGCTAAATGTAATCTACTTTTTTGCCCACCACTCAAATTATTAACTGATTTAGAAAAGTCTTCCTCTAAAAAACCAAGTCCAAACAAAACTCCTCTAACTTTCGAATTATAAGAATATCCATTATTTTCTTCAAAATAATGTCTTTTACTTTCATATATATCAAAAAGTTTGTGAATTTCTTCTTCACTTAAATCCTTATTACCCATTTCAATCTCTAATTCTCTTATCTCTTTTTCAAGAAAAATAATATCTTCAAAAACTTCTAGGCATTCTTCATAAACTGATTTATCACTAGTATAAGAAATATTTTGTTTTAAAATAGATAGATTTACATTTTTTGCAAAATTTACTTCTCCACTATCAGCAGATAAATCTTTAATTAAAAGGTTAAATAATGTAGTTTTGCCACTTCCATTATCTCCTACTATTCCAACTTTATCTCTGTTAGAAATCGAAAAAGTCACATTTTCTAATATATTTTCACTTAAAAACGACTTAGTTAAGCCATTAACACTTAAAACAATCATAAAACACCTTTTTAGAAAATAAATTTAGATTCAAAGTTACTAACTTTTCCAACCGCTAGTAATACACTAAAATAAATATAAGCAGTTTGATGCCATAGGATTGTAACATCCAACATTCCATGCAAAATAACTACAACAGTTAAAGCTATTATGAGTCTAAATAAATTTCTTTTTCTTATACTATATACTTGCTTAACTATTCCTACAAAAAGAGGTGCAATTACCAAAATACCGACAATACCAAAATTAATTAATACATCTAAAGCTATGTTATGAGCATGGTTTGCCGGGTGAGTTACCCAAGTTGCATTTTGATAAGCCATTGGGCCACTACCAAACAAGAAAGTTTGTTTAAATAGTTTAATAGCATTATCCCAAATTTCTTTCCTTGTTCCAAGAGAATTTCCTATAAATTCATATCTTGGAAAAATCCTATTAGAAAAAATCATAAGTATTACTATGACCACTGTAAAAATTCCAAGAAATGCAAAAACTTTTTTATTATTTTTCGTTAAAGAAAGCACCAAAGTTGCAATCAAAATTGTTGGTAATGCAGTTCTATTTTCTGTCAAAAACAGAACTATAAATGCAAGTGTACTTACACACAAAAAATACAGTCTATTATTTTTATTTTTATTTGATAAAAAATAATACATTGCTATTATAATTATGAATTCACAAATAGTAGCATAGTAATTCGTATTAAAAAATGACGATACTGGTCTATGCAAAGCCATATATTCTATAAATTCATACATCTTTAAATCCATACTAAACTTACTATATAGTACTGAAAGAATTGTCAAAATAAAACAAAATATTGAAACAATCATATACAGATTAATAATTCTTGAAAATAACTTTCTATTTATAATAGATCTATAGTACATAAAAAACATAGCAAATTCAAATATAATTATTGATACTCCAATACCATATAAATTATGTTTAAACACTGAAACTACGAATATTAGTAGAGTAAATGCTAAAACATTTTTAACATATGGCGTTCCTTTTAATATAGGAATAATTTTACCACTAACTATTAAATAGAAAAATAGAGCATTAAAAGCGAATATTAAAAAATAAAATGGTAAAAACACTGTAAATGAAACTATTAATATTAATAGTTCATCTAAATTTAGCCCATATTTTTCTAAAATACCATCAATATAATTCATATATCTTAAGCCTTTCATAAGCCATTTTATCAATATTATTAAATTGAAATACCTTATAACTTAACTAATTATAAAAGTTAAAGATATAAATAAATTAATATTATTTCAAAAAAATTTTAAATTTATTGTATTATAGCCTCAGCATTAAAATACAATATAATTATTCTTTGCAATTAAGATTTAAAAAAGAGAATTTTAAAGAATATTTTTAACATATAAATTGTCACAAAAGCAATCATTTAATGACCATTCCCTCAAATAAAACTTATTTCAATTATAGCATAAAACAAAAAAAAATAAAACTCTTAAAAAAGAGTTTTATTGTATACTCATAAAAAATCAAGGTTTTTGAACACACCTTGATATAATTTAGTTCTATCTTACCCCTGGATAATCCTTTAAACTATTCATATAGTAAGTAAGAGTTAAAAGACTTCCATCTAAATGAACATTTTCAAGCACAACATTTCTTGGTAATTTCAAATCAATTGGTGCAAAATTCCAAATTCCTTTTATACCACAAGCAACTAGTTTATCAGTTATTTCTTGTGCAGGTCTTGCAGGAATCGCTAAAATTGCAATATCAACTTTTTCTCTAGTTACAACTTCTTCTAATTCTGAAATATCTTTAACAACAACATCATTTTGTTTACTTCCAATAATATCTGATGAGTTATCAAAAATTCCTACAACCTTAAAGCCTTTTTTTCTAAATCCACTATAGTTTAACAATGCACTACCAATATTACCAAAACCAATAATAACTACATTATAAGGCTTATCAACACCCATAATTTTTTCCAACTCAATTTTTAACTCTTCTACATTGTATCCATAGCCTTGTTGACCAAATGCACCAAAGTGATTCAAATCTTGTCTAATTTGTGATGCAGTTAAACCTGTAATCTTACTTAATTCTTGAGAAGATACTCTAATTATTCCCTTATCTCCAATAAGTTCAAGGTATCTATAATATTTAGGTAAACGTTTTATAACTGCAACAGAAATTTTATCGTCTAACATAATAAACCTCCTACCATTTTTGTTTTCATTTAATTATATTAATATGTAAAATCTAAAACGTACTCTCGTTTTAAGTATTATAACACCTATTCAAATTTATTGCAATATTTTTTACAATGTTTTTTAGAATGTATAACTATTTTTTTCAAACTTTGTCAGTTTATAGCAACCATATTAAATAATTATTAATAAATTATAAACAAAATATATTGAAAAATGTAAAAAAAAGTTCTAAAATATAATTAATAAATTTTAGGAGGTAAACTTGAATAACTTTGAAATAATAAAAGAATGTCCAATATTTAAGGACTTTTCAATAGATGAAATAATAGAAATATTTTCAGTAGTATCTTTTTACGAAAAAAATTATAAAAAAAATGATATAATTCTAGCTGAAAATACAAAAGTAGAATATTTTGGAATAATTACAAATGGAAGAATTGCAGTTTCTAATTTCGATTATTTTGGAAATAGAAATATTTTAAATGTTTTTGAAAAAGGAGATTCATTTGGTGAAGCCTTGGTTTCATTAGAAATGAAAATTCCTCACGAAATAATTTCTCTAACAAGTTCTTCTGTAATTTGGATTGAGTATAGTAGTTTATCTAATTCTCAATATTACCAAAAAATTTTAAATAATCTTTTAAATATAATATCTACAAAAAATTTAATTTTAAATAAAAAATTACAAATACTATCAAAGAGAACTACTAGAGAAAAAATTTTAGAATATCTTTCAACTCAAAAAAAGTTACTATCAATAGATAGCAACTTTGAAATAAATCTAAATAGAAATGAAATGGCAGACTACCTTGCACTAGACAGAAGTAATCTTTCAAGAGAGCTTGGAAAATTAAAAAAAGAAGGCATCATAGACTTTAAAAAAAATAAATTTAGATTACTATAAAAACATTGTATATTAATAAATTAAATAATTTTAACCTCATTTATATATTGACTTTTTTACAAAAATATTATAACATTCTCTTTGTGATATTCATTATCGTAATATAAAAATATATGGAGGTTTTATGAAAATAAAAAGAATTTTGAAAATATTTATGGTATTTTTATTTATCTTTTCTCTATTAATACCAAAATTTTTGTCAACAAACAGTCATACTGTTACTGCAAATGATAATGGTATAAATGATGAATGGACAATTGATGATTTTATAATAGAAAATGACACTATTTACGGTTTTTCTAAGAAAGGTTCCGAAAAACTTAAGAAGAATGGAAAAGTAATTTTACCTACAGAGAAAAACGGTGTAAAAATAACAAAGGTAGCAAGTTTTGCTTTCCACCCAGATAAAAAGAAAGAAATTGAAGATTATATCGGTCGCGAAGGTAAGAATGGCGAAAAAAATAATAAAGATGTCGATGGAAATGAAATTCGTAATATAGGAGAATCATTTAACAATACACTTATTAAATCTGTTACTATTCCTGATGGATATGAATACATCGGACAAGATGCCTTTGATTTTAATGAAAGTTTAAATGAACTAAAACTTGCATCTACTATAACAAGAATAAGTGATTATGCCTTTGCACATATAGCATTAGACAAAAGTTTAGAATTACCAAGTGAATTAAAAACTTTAGGCGACTCTGCATTTATGGAAAGCCAAATTACAGGGAGTCTTGTTCTACCAGAAAAGTTGGAAAGCTTGGGAGAAAGAACTTTTAAAAACAATAAAATTTCAAATATTGAATTTAAAGGTAAAAAAATTTCTGAACTTGGAGAAAAAGTTTTTGAAGATAATAGAATAGAAAGCATTAATATTCCAAACAGTATAAAAAAAATAGCATCGGATGCATTTAACGGTAATTATGGAAATGAAGAATATAATTATATAGTTACACTTTGGACTGAACATAAAAATAATC
Above is a genomic segment from Parvimonas micra containing:
- a CDS encoding ABC-F family ATP-binding cassette domain-containing protein, with the protein product MIVLSVNGLTKSFLSENILENVTFSISNRDKVGIVGDNGSGKTTLFNLLIKDLSADSGEVNFAKNVNLSILKQNISYTSDKSVYEECLEVFEDIIFLEKEIRELEIEMGNKDLSEEEIHKLFDIYESKRHYFEENNGYSYNSKVRGVLFGLGFLEEDFSKSVNNLSGGQKSRLHLAKILLKPSNLILLDEPTNHLDIESIQFLESYLREYKGSCLIISHDRYFLNAVCNRIFSIENKKLKVFNCGYDEYISRREKDFEINRHLYEKQQKEISRQKEIIQRFENYGNNRFIKQASSRRRLLDKMDLIENPEIYKNSMRLKLVPEVESGKDVLDISDLTMGFNDKILFNNINLNIYKGDKIGLVGKNGVGKTTLFKIICNNLEALKGKCDLGARVSIGYYDQEQKTLSNQNTVMDEFWDAYPKMNNFEVRSHLAKFNFFDEDLFKSVGELSGGERARLELLKLMLSKSNFLLLDEPTNHLDIESKEVLEKAIVDYSGTVLTISHDRYFLNKVVNKIWLLEDSKITEYYGNYDYFLEKLNEKNEIEEKIISKTEIEKEKKKKRELERQEKAKKQKLKEIEDKIFEIEDKIETCNRDIQNPEIFNDKDKFLKLSKDLSELIEEKENLYLEWENYL
- a CDS encoding O-antigen ligase family protein; this encodes MKGLRYMNYIDGILEKYGLNLDELLILIVSFTVFLPFYFLIFAFNALFFYLIVSGKIIPILKGTPYVKNVLAFTLLIFVVSVFKHNLYGIGVSIIIFEFAMFFMYYRSIINRKLFSRIINLYMIVSIFCFILTILSVLYSKFSMDLKMYEFIEYMALHRPVSSFFNTNYYATICEFIIIIAMYYFLSNKNKNNRLYFLCVSTLAFIVLFLTENRTALPTILIATLVLSLTKNNKKVFAFLGIFTVVIVILMIFSNRIFPRYEFIGNSLGTRKEIWDNAIKLFKQTFLFGSGPMAYQNATWVTHPANHAHNIALDVLINFGIVGILVIAPLFVGIVKQVYSIRKRNLFRLIIALTVVVILHGMLDVTILWHQTAYIYFSVLLAVGKVSNFESKFIF
- a CDS encoding redox-sensing transcriptional repressor Rex, with protein sequence MLDDKISVAVIKRLPKYYRYLELIGDKGIIRVSSQELSKITGLTASQIRQDLNHFGAFGQQGYGYNVEELKIELEKIMGVDKPYNVVIIGFGNIGSALLNYSGFRKKGFKVVGIFDNSSDIIGSKQNDVVVKDISELEEVVTREKVDIAILAIPARPAQEITDKLVACGIKGIWNFAPIDLKLPRNVVLENVHLDGSLLTLTYYMNSLKDYPGVR
- a CDS encoding Crp/Fnr family transcriptional regulator, yielding MNNFEIIKECPIFKDFSIDEIIEIFSVVSFYEKNYKKNDIILAENTKVEYFGIITNGRIAVSNFDYFGNRNILNVFEKGDSFGEALVSLEMKIPHEIISLTSSSVIWIEYSSLSNSQYYQKILNNLLNIISTKNLILNKKLQILSKRTTREKILEYLSTQKKLLSIDSNFEINLNRNEMADYLALDRSNLSRELGKLKKEGIIDFKKNKFRLL